A stretch of DNA from Chloroflexota bacterium:
AAGACGAACCCGAACTCAACCATGCGCTGACGACTCCACCGACTGTGAGATCGCGGGCCACGTGTCTTCGTGGTGCGAGGATCGTACGTGTCGATGCATCACATCGCCGTCACGCGGGGCGTCAGAAGTCTCTCGGAGGAATAACAGCCGCGTGATCCGGCCGAGACTCCGCTGTGCCAACGGGCCAGCGTGCCGCCGCCTGCATGCGCCAACCCAGTCTGTCAGGTCTGCCCGTTTCGACCCCACTCGCGCCGGCCGGTTTCGCCAGGGCCGCCCAGGCGCCTGCCTATAATCGCAGCATGGCCGACACGAGCGGACGCGCCCTCTATCTCGTCTGGCGGCCCCGTCGCTTTGACGAGGTCGTCGGGCAGCCGCATGTGGTCCGTACCATCCGGAACGCCGTCAAGCACGGCACCATCGCCCACGCCTACCTGTTCTCCGGCCCGCGTGGCACCGGCAAGACGACGATGGCGCGGCTCCTCTACAAGGCCGTCAACTGCCTGCAGCCAGTGGACGGCGGCCCCTGCGAAACCTGCTCGATCTGCACCGACGCCAACGACGGCCGGGCGCTCGACCTCATCGAGATGGACGCCGCCTCGAACCGTGGCATCGACGACGTGCGCGACCTCCGCGAGAAGATCAACTATGCGCCGGCCGAGGCCCGCTACCGCGTCTACATCCTGGACGAAGCACACCAGTTGACCCAGGCGGCCTGGGACGCGCTTCTGAAGACGCTGGAGGAGCCGCCGCCCCACGCCATCCTGGTGCTGGCGACGACCGAGTCACACAAGGTGCCGGCGACGGTCCTCTCGCGCTGCCAGCGCTTCGACTTCCACCGCCACACGGCCGTCAACATCCGCGACCGCCTCGCGACCATCGCCCACGACGAGGGCATCGAGGTCGAGGGGGCCGTGCTCTCCTGGCTGGCCCGCGCGGCGCGCGGCGGCATGCGCGACGCCATCAGCCTGCTCGATCAGTTGCGCTCGTTCTGCGGCGACCGCATCGATGCCGACAGCGCCCGCGACGTGCTCGGGCTGGCCGGACTGGAGACGGTCCGCCCGTTCCTCGAAGCGATGCAGCAGGAACGGCCCGGCGACGCCCTCGAAGCGCTGAACGAGGCGCTCGACCGTGGCACCGACCTGCGCGTCTACCTCGGGGACACCCTCACCTACTTGCGCGCGCTGATGCTGCTCCGCTTCGGGGCCGTCGCGCCGTTGCGCGCGGAGCTGCCAGACGAAGAGGTGGCGTGGCTCGAGGAGTACGCCACGGCCTGGGACGCCGGCCGACTCCGTCAACTGGTGGGCGGCTTTGGGGAGGCGCTGGCGAAGCTGCGCGACCCGGCCCAACTGTTGATTCAGGTCGAGCTGGTGGTCCTGGGGGGCGGCAGCGCAGCCCACGAGCCGGCCGCGCGGTCTGGCAGCGCACCCCTCCCGACGATGCCGCCACGACCGACGCCGACGTTCACGCCCGCCCGGAGCGGCCGGCCGGCGCCCGGGCAGCCAGCAGGCAGTCCTGCGCCGCAGCCACGGGAAGACCTCACCCCCCAGCCGGCCGCGACGAACCTCACCCCACAGTCGGCCGCGAATCTCACGCCACAGCCGGCCGCGACGAACCTCACCCCACGGTCGGCCGCGAATCTCACGCCACAGCCGGCCACGAACCTCACCCCACAGCCCCCTCTCCGCGTCGGAGAGGGGGAGCAGTCGCCGCCGCCAGCGCCCGCGCATCCGATGGCCGCCAACAGCGCCGTCGCCCGCCCGCCCCTCACCGTGCCTCCCGTGCGGCCCGACGACGACGATCCGCTGCCGGACCTGGACGATCTCGATCCGTACTACGGCGGCGAGCAGCCAGCGCGGCGGCCGGCCACCAGCGCACCGCCTGCAGCACCGGCAACCGCCCCGCCGATGTCAGCGCCGGCAGCCAGCACACCGTCGCAGACGCCCGCGCCGGCCGCCCCCGCTCCGACGAAGGACGACGAGTCGCGGCGCTCGAAGTGGGACGGCATGGGCGTCGGCGGCGGCACCGTCCGTGCCCACTGGGAGACGGACGAGGACGACGCTGCCGAGGCGAAGCGGGTCGTCGTCGATGCGCCCCCGCCGCCGCCACCACCGATCCGCCGGCCAGCCAGTGCGCCCGGCGGGGCAGCCACGCCCGCCGCACCGGCGTCGGGAACGCCGACGCCGGCCGAGCCGGCCCTCGACTTCGCCGACCTGCGGAAGAGGTGGCCGACCATCCGCAACCAGATCTGGAGGAACGGCATTGAGCGCGCCCCGTTCCTCTCGGCCGAGCTGGTTGGGGTGGAAGGCCGCTGCCTGGTCGTTCAGGCGAGCAGCGGGGCCCTCAACTTCGTGGCGAAGGACGAGCAGAAGCGCGCGCTCCGAGGCCGGGTCATCGATCTGCTCGGGCGGGGCGCGGATATCCGCTTCGTCGACGACAAGACGCCCTACACGCCGCCACCCAGCTCGGCGGCGGCGGTCGTTCCGCCTGGACCCGCACTTCCCACGTCGGACCCGGTGATCCAGGCCGGTCTGCGGTTCTTCGGCGGGCCGATCGAGCGGCTGCCGGATGACTGACGCGAACCCTCTGTCCAGGCCGGCGCATCGCAAATCGGGCGCGCCTCTCGAAGCCCCTGGTATCATGAAGCGGTCACACGAAGGCAGCTTCCTCGAAGGAGAACTCGGTCATGATGGGTGGTAACCCGCGCGATTTGCAGCGGCAAATGGCGCAGATGCAGGCGAAGCTCGCCAAGATCCAGGAAGACCTGGGCTCCGAGACCGTCGAGGCGAGTGTTGGCGGCGGCGTCGTCACCATCACCATGACCGGGCATCAGGTCGTCGAGTCGGTCAAGATCGACGCCGAGATCGTCGATCCCGAAGATGTTGAGACGCTCCAGGATCTGATGGTCGCGGCGTTCAACGAGGCGCTCAAGAAGTCGCAGGAGCTGGCCTCGACACGGCTCGGCGCGCTGACCGGCGGGCTGAAGATCCCCGGGCTGATGTAGTCCAGCGGACGCCAGCGCCCCCCGCGCCGAGGCGTCCCTCCGCACAGTCACACGCGCCGGCCGCACCGAACCCGCGGCCGGCGGCTTTTTTCCAAACCTGATCCCTCGCCGGTCGTTCTACTGTCAGGGGATCGCTCGTCCCGGGAGCTGGCAGGCCGCCCATGCAGACAACGGTTGAACCGGTGGCCCGGCTCATCGAAGAGTTGGCGCGGCTGCCTGGCATCGGTCCGAAGACGGCGCAGCGGCTGACCTACCATCTGCTGCGTGTCCCCGAAGACCGCGCCCGCGCCCTGGCCGAAGCCATCGTCCACATGAAAGAGGCCGTCATCTTCTGCTCGACGTGCCTCAACATCACGGACCGCGATCCCTGCACGGTCTGCCGCTCGGAGTCCCGCGATCATGCCACCATCTGCGTGGTTGAGGAGCCGCTCGACGTGGTCGCTCTGGAGCGGACCCGCGAGTATAAGGGGCTGTACCACGTCCTCCACGGCACCCTCGATCCGATGGGCGGCGTCGGCCCCGACGATCTGAAGATCCGCGAGCTGCTGCGCCGCCTCGACGGCGCCGTGACCGAGGTGATCCTCGCGACAAACCCGAACGTCGAAGGCGAGGCCACCTCGATGTACGTGGCGCGGCTCGTGCAGCCGCTCGGCGTGAAGGTCAGCCGCCTCGCGCGCGGCCTGCCCATCGGCGGGGATCTGGAGTACGCAGACGAGGTGACGCTTGCCCGCGCTCTCGAAGGCCGCCGGCCGTTCTAGGCGAATAGCAGCCGCAGGCGTCCGCCGGTTTCGTTCCCAGGCGGCTCCGTCGAGCTTCTTCGCCGGCGGCATCCGACGATTCTGGCGCATCACTCGGCGCGACCGGCGCATCGTCGGCCGGCTTGGCTGGCTGGTGTTGGCGCTGCCACTGATCCTGGTGATCGTGGCCGACAGCATCGGGACACCCACGACGCCGGCCGACGCCGCCCCCAGCACACCCCCTGCGGTCCTGGCTGGGCCGGGTTCAGCGCCGAACGGCGACGGCTCGAACGTCGCACAGGCCGCCGACGCCTCGGCAGTCCAGGCGGTCGCTCCACAGCGGGGCGGCCCGGCCCTCGCGCCGCTCGACGCGGCCGAGCAGGCGCGCCGGGCCGGCGACTACGACCGCGCGCTCACGATCCTCCGCGAGCAGGCGAACGCCCAGGATCGGAACACGGCGAACGAGGCGTTGCTGCAGCATGCCGTGGTGCAGATCGACGCCGGCCGGTACGCCGCCGCCACCGAGTCCGCCGGCGAACTGATGGGTCGGCAGATCGATGCGCCCGTGCGCGCGCGTGCCCTCTTCGTGCTCGGGCGGGCCAAGCGAGCATCCGAGGACTATCTCGGCGCGCTGGCCGCCTTTGACGAGGTCGTCAAGACCGCGCCCGACTTCGGCCCCTACGCCGACTTGCAGGCGGCGTACTGCCTGGCCGCGCTCAACGACCGCCCGGGCCAGAACGCCCGGGCCGGCAAGGCGTTGGAGCTGGCTCAGGCCCGCCTCACGAAGGTGGATGCGCTCGAGCACCAGGTGACGGCCACCCTCAAGCAGGGCAACACCGACGCCGCGCTCAAGGCCTCAGACGCCCTGCTGACGCAGGCCACCACGCGCACCTATCGCGCCCAGACGCTGACCAGCCTCGGCGTCATCGCGCGGGACGCCGAGCGACGCGATC
This window harbors:
- the dnaX gene encoding DNA polymerase III subunit gamma/tau, which produces MADTSGRALYLVWRPRRFDEVVGQPHVVRTIRNAVKHGTIAHAYLFSGPRGTGKTTMARLLYKAVNCLQPVDGGPCETCSICTDANDGRALDLIEMDAASNRGIDDVRDLREKINYAPAEARYRVYILDEAHQLTQAAWDALLKTLEEPPPHAILVLATTESHKVPATVLSRCQRFDFHRHTAVNIRDRLATIAHDEGIEVEGAVLSWLARAARGGMRDAISLLDQLRSFCGDRIDADSARDVLGLAGLETVRPFLEAMQQERPGDALEALNEALDRGTDLRVYLGDTLTYLRALMLLRFGAVAPLRAELPDEEVAWLEEYATAWDAGRLRQLVGGFGEALAKLRDPAQLLIQVELVVLGGGSAAHEPAARSGSAPLPTMPPRPTPTFTPARSGRPAPGQPAGSPAPQPREDLTPQPAATNLTPQSAANLTPQPAATNLTPRSAANLTPQPATNLTPQPPLRVGEGEQSPPPAPAHPMAANSAVARPPLTVPPVRPDDDDPLPDLDDLDPYYGGEQPARRPATSAPPAAPATAPPMSAPAASTPSQTPAPAAPAPTKDDESRRSKWDGMGVGGGTVRAHWETDEDDAAEAKRVVVDAPPPPPPPIRRPASAPGGAATPAAPASGTPTPAEPALDFADLRKRWPTIRNQIWRNGIERAPFLSAELVGVEGRCLVVQASSGALNFVAKDEQKRALRGRVIDLLGRGADIRFVDDKTPYTPPPSSAAAVVPPGPALPTSDPVIQAGLRFFGGPIERLPDD
- a CDS encoding YbaB/EbfC family nucleoid-associated protein, which gives rise to MMGGNPRDLQRQMAQMQAKLAKIQEDLGSETVEASVGGGVVTITMTGHQVVESVKIDAEIVDPEDVETLQDLMVAAFNEALKKSQELASTRLGALTGGLKIPGLM
- the recR gene encoding recombination protein RecR — encoded protein: MQTTVEPVARLIEELARLPGIGPKTAQRLTYHLLRVPEDRARALAEAIVHMKEAVIFCSTCLNITDRDPCTVCRSESRDHATICVVEEPLDVVALERTREYKGLYHVLHGTLDPMGGVGPDDLKIRELLRRLDGAVTEVILATNPNVEGEATSMYVARLVQPLGVKVSRLARGLPIGGDLEYADEVTLARALEGRRPF